The following coding sequences lie in one Phalacrocorax aristotelis chromosome 2, bGulAri2.1, whole genome shotgun sequence genomic window:
- the SNAP47 gene encoding synaptosomal-associated protein 47 isoform X1, with translation MDSSVKAATPNKRLPESSTSTGKVSPSGFESVALVEEDLNGELMNEDIRIHSWPCSYYLDTSKQWVSGRLSLTPVAIKFTADKTGELLVNFHLSSISEIKKESSNLIFSSLTILEKNTKHWFSSLQPNRNVVFNILEHFWREQLLSSEGAGAEAAALQSTKGKELTGLLTGSQKRLEDTAKVLHYQGEQFDNIMRGLNKIEGDMDVADRLLTELESPSWWPFSSKLWKAPLETKPKETATVSDSKNQEGIIIRIPVIITHRTDSNVKPGKLTLFASGLEISDCNSQVIHRFESKDVDDIRVHTPYEISVRQRFIGKPDTSYRLLSAKMPEAIPILEMQFSKKIQFLEDALGFVGARKSPQVDLGASIWQAATGLLGGVVQPSSPVGGGGSMDNDQVQLQKQEKISQEEAKELKQEERIKVSKCRQAMMDASNLLLVCSPACGFRGLAALTGFT, from the exons TTTCTCCTTCTGGCTTTGAGAGCGTTGCTCTTGTAGAAGAGGATCTGAACGGCGAGCTGATGAACGAAGACATCCGTATCCATAGCTGGCCTTGTTCTTACTACTTGGACACCAGCAAACAATGGGTGTCTGGCAGACTCTCACTGACTCCCGTGGCGATCAAATTTACAGCTGACAAGACTGGGGAGCTTTTGGTCAACTTCCATCTTTCTAGTATCAGTGAGATCAAGAAGGAATCTTCAAATTTAATCTTCAGCTCCCTTACCATCTTAGAGAAGAACACCAAGCACTGGTTCAGTTCTCTGCAACCCAACAGAAATGTGGTATTCAACATCCTCGAGCACTTCTGGAGGGAGCAGTTGCTGTCAAGTGAAGGCgcaggagcagaagcagcagctttgcaatcgacaaagggaaaagaactgACCGGGTTATTGACTGGGTCGCAGAAACGACTGGAGGACACGGCAAAAGTCCTGCATTACCAGGGCGAGCAGTTCGATAACATCATGAGGGGACTCAACAAGATCGAAGGGGATATGGATGTAGCAGACAG GTTGTTGACGGAGCTCGAATCTCCTTCTTGGTGGCCGTTTAGCAGCAAGCTCTGGAAAGCGCCATTGGAAACCAAGCCAAAGGAAACTGCCACAGTTTCCGATTCGAAGAACCAGGAAGGAATCATAATTAGAATTCCAGTTATTATCACCCACAGAACAGACTCAAATGTCAAGCCAGGAAAACTCACGCTCTTTGCTTCTGGCCTGGAAATCAGTGACTGCAATTCTCAGGTCATTCACCGGTTTGAATCAAAGGATGTAGATGATATCAGAGTTCATACGCCATACGAAATCAGCGTCCGTCAGAGGTTTATTGGGAAGCCCGACACCTCTTACCGGCTCTTGTCAGCAAAGATGCCAGAAGCAATTCCCATCTTGGAGATGCAGTTTAGCAAGAAGATACAGTTTTTAGAAGATGCCCTAGGATTTGTTGGTGCCAGGAAGTCTCCTCAGGTGGATTTGGGGGCCTCCATTTGGCAAGCAG CTACAGGGCTCCTGGGAGGAgtggtgcagcccagctctccagtggGCGGCGGAGGCAGCATGGACAATGACCAGGTTCAGCtgcaaaagcaagagaagatCTCCCAGGAAGAAGCAAAAGAGCTTAAACAG GAAGAGAGAATCAAGGTATCAAAGTGCCGTCAGGCGATGATGGATGCATCAAACCTCTTGCTCGTCTGTTCTCCTGCCTGTGGTTTCAGAGGACTTGCAGCTCTGACAGGTTTCACGTGA
- the SNAP47 gene encoding synaptosomal-associated protein 47 isoform X3, with protein sequence MDSSVKAATPNKRLPESSTSTGKVSPSGFESVALVEEDLNGELMNEDIRIHSWPCSYYLDTSKQWVSGRLSLTPVAIKFTADKTGELLVNFHLSSISEIKKESSNLIFSSLTILEKNTKHWFSSLQPNRNVVFNILEHFWREQLLSSEGAGAEAAALQSTKGKELTGLLTGSQKRLEDTAKVLHYQGEQFDNIMRGLNKIEGDMDVADRLLTELESPSWWPFSSKLWKAPLETKPKETATVSDSKNQEGIIIRIPVIITHRTDSNVKPGKLTLFASGLEISDCNSQVIHRFESKDVDDIRVHTPYEISVRQRFIGKPDTSYRLLSAKMPEAIPILEMQFSKKIQFLEDALGFVGARKSPQVDLGASIWQAATGLLGGVVQPSSPVGGGGSMDNDQVQLQKQEKISQEEAKELKQSWKP encoded by the exons TTTCTCCTTCTGGCTTTGAGAGCGTTGCTCTTGTAGAAGAGGATCTGAACGGCGAGCTGATGAACGAAGACATCCGTATCCATAGCTGGCCTTGTTCTTACTACTTGGACACCAGCAAACAATGGGTGTCTGGCAGACTCTCACTGACTCCCGTGGCGATCAAATTTACAGCTGACAAGACTGGGGAGCTTTTGGTCAACTTCCATCTTTCTAGTATCAGTGAGATCAAGAAGGAATCTTCAAATTTAATCTTCAGCTCCCTTACCATCTTAGAGAAGAACACCAAGCACTGGTTCAGTTCTCTGCAACCCAACAGAAATGTGGTATTCAACATCCTCGAGCACTTCTGGAGGGAGCAGTTGCTGTCAAGTGAAGGCgcaggagcagaagcagcagctttgcaatcgacaaagggaaaagaactgACCGGGTTATTGACTGGGTCGCAGAAACGACTGGAGGACACGGCAAAAGTCCTGCATTACCAGGGCGAGCAGTTCGATAACATCATGAGGGGACTCAACAAGATCGAAGGGGATATGGATGTAGCAGACAG GTTGTTGACGGAGCTCGAATCTCCTTCTTGGTGGCCGTTTAGCAGCAAGCTCTGGAAAGCGCCATTGGAAACCAAGCCAAAGGAAACTGCCACAGTTTCCGATTCGAAGAACCAGGAAGGAATCATAATTAGAATTCCAGTTATTATCACCCACAGAACAGACTCAAATGTCAAGCCAGGAAAACTCACGCTCTTTGCTTCTGGCCTGGAAATCAGTGACTGCAATTCTCAGGTCATTCACCGGTTTGAATCAAAGGATGTAGATGATATCAGAGTTCATACGCCATACGAAATCAGCGTCCGTCAGAGGTTTATTGGGAAGCCCGACACCTCTTACCGGCTCTTGTCAGCAAAGATGCCAGAAGCAATTCCCATCTTGGAGATGCAGTTTAGCAAGAAGATACAGTTTTTAGAAGATGCCCTAGGATTTGTTGGTGCCAGGAAGTCTCCTCAGGTGGATTTGGGGGCCTCCATTTGGCAAGCAG CTACAGGGCTCCTGGGAGGAgtggtgcagcccagctctccagtggGCGGCGGAGGCAGCATGGACAATGACCAGGTTCAGCtgcaaaagcaagagaagatCTCCCAGGAAGAAGCAAAAGAGCTTAAACAG AGCTGGAAACCCTGA
- the SNAP47 gene encoding synaptosomal-associated protein 47 isoform X2 translates to MNEDIRIHSWPCSYYLDTSKQWVSGRLSLTPVAIKFTADKTGELLVNFHLSSISEIKKESSNLIFSSLTILEKNTKHWFSSLQPNRNVVFNILEHFWREQLLSSEGAGAEAAALQSTKGKELTGLLTGSQKRLEDTAKVLHYQGEQFDNIMRGLNKIEGDMDVADRLLTELESPSWWPFSSKLWKAPLETKPKETATVSDSKNQEGIIIRIPVIITHRTDSNVKPGKLTLFASGLEISDCNSQVIHRFESKDVDDIRVHTPYEISVRQRFIGKPDTSYRLLSAKMPEAIPILEMQFSKKIQFLEDALGFVGARKSPQVDLGASIWQAATGLLGGVVQPSSPVGGGGSMDNDQVQLQKQEKISQEEAKELKQILKKLKGLALETEAELERQDEALDSITTSVDRATLNIDKQNRRIKRLT, encoded by the exons ATGAACGAAGACATCCGTATCCATAGCTGGCCTTGTTCTTACTACTTGGACACCAGCAAACAATGGGTGTCTGGCAGACTCTCACTGACTCCCGTGGCGATCAAATTTACAGCTGACAAGACTGGGGAGCTTTTGGTCAACTTCCATCTTTCTAGTATCAGTGAGATCAAGAAGGAATCTTCAAATTTAATCTTCAGCTCCCTTACCATCTTAGAGAAGAACACCAAGCACTGGTTCAGTTCTCTGCAACCCAACAGAAATGTGGTATTCAACATCCTCGAGCACTTCTGGAGGGAGCAGTTGCTGTCAAGTGAAGGCgcaggagcagaagcagcagctttgcaatcgacaaagggaaaagaactgACCGGGTTATTGACTGGGTCGCAGAAACGACTGGAGGACACGGCAAAAGTCCTGCATTACCAGGGCGAGCAGTTCGATAACATCATGAGGGGACTCAACAAGATCGAAGGGGATATGGATGTAGCAGACAG GTTGTTGACGGAGCTCGAATCTCCTTCTTGGTGGCCGTTTAGCAGCAAGCTCTGGAAAGCGCCATTGGAAACCAAGCCAAAGGAAACTGCCACAGTTTCCGATTCGAAGAACCAGGAAGGAATCATAATTAGAATTCCAGTTATTATCACCCACAGAACAGACTCAAATGTCAAGCCAGGAAAACTCACGCTCTTTGCTTCTGGCCTGGAAATCAGTGACTGCAATTCTCAGGTCATTCACCGGTTTGAATCAAAGGATGTAGATGATATCAGAGTTCATACGCCATACGAAATCAGCGTCCGTCAGAGGTTTATTGGGAAGCCCGACACCTCTTACCGGCTCTTGTCAGCAAAGATGCCAGAAGCAATTCCCATCTTGGAGATGCAGTTTAGCAAGAAGATACAGTTTTTAGAAGATGCCCTAGGATTTGTTGGTGCCAGGAAGTCTCCTCAGGTGGATTTGGGGGCCTCCATTTGGCAAGCAG CTACAGGGCTCCTGGGAGGAgtggtgcagcccagctctccagtggGCGGCGGAGGCAGCATGGACAATGACCAGGTTCAGCtgcaaaagcaagagaagatCTCCCAGGAAGAAGCAAAAGAGCTTAAACAG ATACTAAAGAAACTGAAGGGCCTTGCCTTGGAGACAGAAGCCGAGCTGGAGAGACAGGACGAAGCTCTCGATTCCATCACTACCTCCGTAGACCGTGCGACGCTGAATATTGACAAGCAGAACCGCAGGATAAAGAGGCTGACGTAG
- the SNAP47 gene encoding synaptosomal-associated protein 47 isoform X4, with protein MNEDIRIHSWPCSYYLDTSKQWVSGRLSLTPVAIKFTADKTGELLVNFHLSSISEIKKESSNLIFSSLTILEKNTKHWFSSLQPNRNVVFNILEHFWREQLLSSEGAGAEAAALQSTKGKELTGLLTGSQKRLEDTAKVLHYQGEQFDNIMRGLNKIEGDMDVADRLLTELESPSWWPFSSKLWKAPLETKPKETATVSDSKNQEGIIIRIPVIITHRTDSNVKPGKLTLFASGLEISDCNSQVIHRFESKDVDDIRVHTPYEISVRQRFIGKPDTSYRLLSAKMPEAIPILEMQFSKKIQFLEDALGFVGARKSPQVDLGASIWQAATGLLGGVVQPSSPVGGGGSMDNDQVQLQKQEKISQEEAKELKQEERIKVSKCRQAMMDASNLLLVCSPACGFRGLAALTGFT; from the exons ATGAACGAAGACATCCGTATCCATAGCTGGCCTTGTTCTTACTACTTGGACACCAGCAAACAATGGGTGTCTGGCAGACTCTCACTGACTCCCGTGGCGATCAAATTTACAGCTGACAAGACTGGGGAGCTTTTGGTCAACTTCCATCTTTCTAGTATCAGTGAGATCAAGAAGGAATCTTCAAATTTAATCTTCAGCTCCCTTACCATCTTAGAGAAGAACACCAAGCACTGGTTCAGTTCTCTGCAACCCAACAGAAATGTGGTATTCAACATCCTCGAGCACTTCTGGAGGGAGCAGTTGCTGTCAAGTGAAGGCgcaggagcagaagcagcagctttgcaatcgacaaagggaaaagaactgACCGGGTTATTGACTGGGTCGCAGAAACGACTGGAGGACACGGCAAAAGTCCTGCATTACCAGGGCGAGCAGTTCGATAACATCATGAGGGGACTCAACAAGATCGAAGGGGATATGGATGTAGCAGACAG GTTGTTGACGGAGCTCGAATCTCCTTCTTGGTGGCCGTTTAGCAGCAAGCTCTGGAAAGCGCCATTGGAAACCAAGCCAAAGGAAACTGCCACAGTTTCCGATTCGAAGAACCAGGAAGGAATCATAATTAGAATTCCAGTTATTATCACCCACAGAACAGACTCAAATGTCAAGCCAGGAAAACTCACGCTCTTTGCTTCTGGCCTGGAAATCAGTGACTGCAATTCTCAGGTCATTCACCGGTTTGAATCAAAGGATGTAGATGATATCAGAGTTCATACGCCATACGAAATCAGCGTCCGTCAGAGGTTTATTGGGAAGCCCGACACCTCTTACCGGCTCTTGTCAGCAAAGATGCCAGAAGCAATTCCCATCTTGGAGATGCAGTTTAGCAAGAAGATACAGTTTTTAGAAGATGCCCTAGGATTTGTTGGTGCCAGGAAGTCTCCTCAGGTGGATTTGGGGGCCTCCATTTGGCAAGCAG CTACAGGGCTCCTGGGAGGAgtggtgcagcccagctctccagtggGCGGCGGAGGCAGCATGGACAATGACCAGGTTCAGCtgcaaaagcaagagaagatCTCCCAGGAAGAAGCAAAAGAGCTTAAACAG GAAGAGAGAATCAAGGTATCAAAGTGCCGTCAGGCGATGATGGATGCATCAAACCTCTTGCTCGTCTGTTCTCCTGCCTGTGGTTTCAGAGGACTTGCAGCTCTGACAGGTTTCACGTGA